TATCGGTGCATTGTATGGATGCTACAGAGCCGGCTAATTAGGGTGGCAACACGGGTCTCTCGTCCCTTTGGATGAGGCCCTTTTTTTATTTATAAGCATGCAAGCATACATGGAGTGGAAGGAGATTATCATGAGAATTTTATCCGGTATTCAACCAAGCGGTACACTTACATTAGGAAACTATCTAGGTGCACTGCAAAGGTTTGTCGAATTGCAGCATCAAGCGGAGTGTTTTTTTTGTGTGGTTGATTTGCATGCATGGACGGTTCAGCCGGATCCACAGCAACTGCATGAACGGACTTTGCAACTGGCAGCCATGTATTTGGCCTGTGGTATTGACCCGGATCAAGCGGCATTGTTTGTCCAGTCGCATGTGTCCGCACATGCTGAACTGGGTTGGCTAGTGCAGTGTTTGACATATCTTGGCGAACTTGAACGCATGACGCAGTTTAAAGAAAAGCGCCAGGGAAAGGAATCTGTAGTTGCAGGATTAATGACATATCCCGCGCTGATGGCGGCCGATATTCTGTTATACCAAACAACACATGTGCCCGTTGGGGAAGATCAAAAACAACATTTGGAATTGACCCGGGATATTGCGGAAAGATTCAATAACAGATACGGCCAGACGTTTGTGATTCCAGACCCGTTGATCAGTGATGTCGGTGCACGGATTATGAGTCTTGACGATCCAACCAAAAAAATGAGCAAGTCGAATCCCAACAGCAATAGTTATATCTCTTTGCTTGATTCTCCGGATACCATACTAAACAAATGCAAGCGCGCAGTTACAGATTCAGACAAGGAAATTCGCTATGATTGGGATGCCAAACCGGCAATTTCCAATCTTATAGAAATACATGCATTATGT
Above is a window of Fodinisporobacter ferrooxydans DNA encoding:
- the trpS gene encoding tryptophan--tRNA ligase yields the protein MMRILSGIQPSGTLTLGNYLGALQRFVELQHQAECFFCVVDLHAWTVQPDPQQLHERTLQLAAMYLACGIDPDQAALFVQSHVSAHAELGWLVQCLTYLGELERMTQFKEKRQGKESVVAGLMTYPALMAADILLYQTTHVPVGEDQKQHLELTRDIAERFNNRYGQTFVIPDPLISDVGARIMSLDDPTKKMSKSNPNSNSYISLLDSPDTILNKCKRAVTDSDKEIRYDWDAKPAISNLIEIHALCSGLTIEAVEALYQGKGYGDFKKGVAESVINRLRPIQERYERIQKENLVQEAFRKGAEKARFVANATLTTVRERMGLVLPF